Proteins from a single region of Strix uralensis isolate ZFMK-TIS-50842 chromosome 12, bStrUra1, whole genome shotgun sequence:
- the CETP gene encoding cholesteryl ester transfer protein, translating to MLWAGRMRLGTFGILLMLVHTAAAACEFGPFPYRVTGIVCRMTKPAALLLNQETAQVIQTAFRNAKFPNITGERSMRLLGKVAYELTNIQVNGLSIEQSEVELKENDAIHIAIKNVTAFFKGTLTYGYAGAWFLQLFHSVDFEIESSIDLQINIKLMCQKDQVAADASDCYLTFHKLKLHLQGDKEPGWLKQLFTDFISFTLKLVLKSEVCNEINFLAQVLANYVHDLAANFVQDKDISVDIALASAPLIKANYLESHHKGLVLYKNYSDVFSDSVFSPSLLTESRMLYFWLSEHNLNSLALAAFLDKRLVLTFRGEKLQALFEMEDTEAQRKAVQMIFQGTSYNDSVAKVWSLAHPQISLQPEGTVVKSLVAAEVSVFPAGEEPLMVLYMEKEITVTIQAAYAEKKLILHASDSSIEFKVFKCTADPSGNDLSIRNFLQTMISVAGIPEVISRIELALTSLMNSKGLHLFEIRNPEIITRKGYVIVQLDFSFPNHLLLDFLEKRL from the exons ATGCTCTGGGCTGGCAGGATGAGGCTGGGGACCTTCGGCATCTTGCTAATGCTTGtccacacagcagcagcagcctgtgagTTTGGGCCCTTCCCTTACCGTGTCACGGGGATCGTCTGCAGGATGACCAAGCCCGCGGCATTGCTGT TGAACCAGGAAACGGCGCAAGTCATTCAAACAGCGTTCAGAAATGCCAAATTCCCAAATATCACCGGGGAAAGGTCCATGCGGCTCCTTGGCAAGGTGGCCTATGAGCTGACCAA CATCCAGGTCAATGGCTTGTCCATAGAGCAGAGCGAAGTGGAGCTCAAGGAGAACGATGCCATTCACATTGCCATTAAAAACGTGACAGCCTTCTTCAAAGGGACTCTGACCTATGGCTACGCTGGGGCCTGGTT TTTGCAGCTTTTTCATTCAGTTGATTTTGAAATCGAGTCTTCCATTGACCTCCAGATAAACATTAAACTGA TGTGCCAGAAGGACCAAGTGGCTGCTGATGCCTCAGACTGCTACCTGACTTTCCACAAACTCAAGCTTCACCTCCAAGGAGACAAGGA ACCGGGCTGGCTGAAGCAGCTCTTCACAGACTTCATCTCCTTCACTTTGAAGCTTGTTCTCAAGAGTGAG GTGTGCAATGAAATCAATTTTCTTGCCCAGGTGCTGGCAAATTATGTACATGATTTAGCAG caaATTTTGTCCAGGATAAGGATATCAGCGTTGATATCGCCCTTGCATCAGCTcctttaataaaagcaaattacCTAGAATCACATCACAAG GGCCTTGTCCTGTACAAGAACTACTCCGATGTCTTCAGCGACTCTGTTTTCTCCCCGTCGCTGCTGACTGAGTCCCGAATGCTCTACTTCTGGCTGTCTGAACACAACCTCAACTCCTTGGCTTTGGCAGCGTTCTTAGATAAGCGCCTGGTGTTGACCTTCAGAGGGGAGAAGTTGCAG GCGCTGTTTGAAATGGAAGACACAGAAGCGCAGCGGAAGGCGGTGCAGATG ATTTTTCAAGGCACCTCCTATAATGACTCTGTGGCCAAGGTGTGGAGTCTCGCCCACCCCCAAATCTCTCTTCAGCCTGAAGGGACAGTCGTGAAGTCCTTGGTAGCAGCGGAGGTCAGCGTCTTTCCTGCGGGAGAAGAGCCCCTGATGGTTCTGTACATGGAGAAG GAAATCACTGTCACTATCCAAGCTGCCTATGCGGAAAAGAAGCTCATTTTGCATGCTTCAGATTCCAG catAGAGTTTAAAGTCTTTAAATGCACAGCTGATCCAAGTGGG AATGACCTGTCCATAAGAAACTTCCTGCAGACAATGATCTCCGTTGCTGGAATTCCAGAAGTGATTTCAA GGATTGAACTAGCTTTGACTTCACTGATGAACAGCAAAGGGCTTCATCTGTTTGAGATCAGAAATCCTGAGATCATCACAAGAAAG GGATACGTAATTGTACAACTTGACTTTAGCTTCCCGAATCATTTGCTTCTTGATTTTCTTGAGAAAAGATTATAG